Proteins encoded by one window of Bacillus sp. DTU_2020_1000418_1_SI_GHA_SEK_038:
- a CDS encoding nucleotide pyrophosphohydrolase, with the protein MQEKTMKDLQEEVDTYISQFKEGYFSPLAMLARLTEELGELAREINHQYGEKPKKATETEKAIEEELGDTLFVLICLANSLNIDLETAHNGVMNKFNTRDKDRWTRIEDQGDK; encoded by the coding sequence GTGCAAGAAAAAACAATGAAAGATTTGCAAGAAGAAGTGGATACATACATAAGCCAATTTAAAGAAGGGTATTTTAGTCCTCTTGCTATGTTGGCAAGGCTAACAGAGGAGCTAGGCGAGCTTGCAAGAGAGATCAATCATCAATACGGTGAGAAACCGAAAAAAGCTACCGAAACAGAAAAAGCGATTGAAGAAGAATTGGGGGATACGTTATTTGTCCTCATATGCCTAGCTAATTCATTAAATATTGATCTTGAAACTGCACATAATGGAGTAATGAATAAATTTAATACTCGTGATAAAGACCGTTGGACAAGAATTGAAGATCAGGGGGATAAATAA
- the dapB gene encoding 4-hydroxy-tetrahydrodipicolinate reductase, with product MEKIKIVIAGARGRMGREAVQLVQETDNYQLVAVVDHKNGGGLLSNFDGFSGIDIPIYTDMSQCFQEIDTDVLIDLTTPEYGMLHTKTALAHGVRPVVGTTGFSKEDLNELESLCRDKELGCIIAPNFAIGAILMMKFAQMAGRYFNDVEIIELHHDQKLDAPSGTAVKTAEMIAAVREPKKQGHPNEKETISGARGADFEGMHIHSVRLPGLIAHQQVMFGSEGQTLTIRHDSYNRASFMSGVKHAVDTVLKIDTLIYGLENILD from the coding sequence ATGGAAAAAATCAAAATTGTCATTGCAGGAGCAAGAGGAAGAATGGGAAGAGAAGCCGTTCAGCTCGTGCAGGAAACTGATAATTATCAGCTCGTAGCAGTAGTTGATCACAAAAATGGAGGAGGCTTGCTCAGTAATTTTGATGGTTTTAGCGGAATTGATATTCCTATCTATACTGATATGTCTCAATGCTTCCAGGAAATTGATACAGATGTCCTTATCGATTTAACTACGCCTGAATATGGCATGCTCCATACGAAAACGGCATTAGCACATGGGGTTAGACCGGTTGTCGGAACAACAGGCTTCAGTAAAGAGGATCTTAACGAGCTTGAATCGCTATGTCGTGATAAGGAACTAGGTTGTATTATTGCGCCTAATTTTGCCATAGGTGCTATTTTAATGATGAAGTTTGCACAAATGGCGGGGAGATATTTCAATGATGTAGAAATTATTGAACTCCATCATGATCAAAAGCTGGACGCTCCGTCAGGAACAGCAGTAAAAACAGCGGAAATGATTGCAGCGGTCAGGGAGCCGAAAAAACAAGGTCATCCGAACGAAAAGGAAACAATTTCTGGTGCAAGAGGGGCAGATTTTGAAGGGATGCACATCCATTCAGTCAGATTGCCAGGTTTAATTGCCCATCAGCAAGTGATGTTTGGTTCAGAAGGACAAACCTTAACAATCCGGCATGACTCTTATAATCGTGCCTCCTTTATGTCAGGGGTAAAACATGCTGTAGATACTGTGTTAAAAATTGATACTTTAATTTATGGACTAGAAAACATCTTGGATTAG
- a CDS encoding zinc metallopeptidase, with protein MGGYLIYFAIIILIPLWAQMRVKGSYTKFSKVPASSHMRGAEVARRILDSNGLFHVSVEEVRGHLTDHYDPRSKTVRLSTANFHGHSVAAAAIAAHEVGHAIQDQQEYAPLRFRHTLVPVANIGSNFSWILIMIGFFAGLSGFVLLGIIFMASAVVFQLVTLPVEFNASNRAMDQIVSLGIIRNDEERETRKVLNAAALTYVAAAAVAVLELLRLILIYTGMQRQD; from the coding sequence ATGGGTGGGTACCTTATATACTTTGCTATCATTATTTTGATTCCGCTATGGGCGCAAATGAGAGTGAAGGGCTCATATACAAAATTTTCAAAAGTCCCAGCCTCATCACATATGAGAGGTGCGGAGGTTGCAAGACGAATTCTGGACTCGAATGGATTATTCCATGTAAGTGTTGAGGAAGTAAGAGGTCATTTAACAGACCATTATGATCCGCGTTCTAAAACAGTAAGGCTGTCAACTGCAAATTTCCATGGTCACTCCGTAGCCGCTGCGGCAATTGCAGCCCATGAAGTCGGTCATGCCATACAGGATCAGCAGGAATACGCACCTTTACGTTTCCGCCATACGCTTGTTCCAGTCGCAAATATCGGTTCCAATTTTTCTTGGATCCTAATTATGATCGGTTTCTTTGCAGGTTTAAGCGGATTTGTGTTACTTGGCATTATTTTTATGGCGTCAGCTGTAGTCTTCCAACTTGTCACTCTTCCAGTTGAATTTAATGCATCCAACCGTGCGATGGATCAAATCGTATCACTTGGCATCATCAGAAACGATGAAGAAAGGGAAACGAGAAAGGTGCTAAATGCTGCAGCACTTACTTATGTAGCAGCAGCTGCAGTTGCCGTCTTAGAATTACTCCGCTTAATCCTTATTTATACTGGAATGCAAAGACAAGACTAA
- a CDS encoding YitT family protein translates to MKLKNSFFILFGAAIFSFGIVHFNMQNNLSEGGFTGITLLLYFLFKWDPSYTNLLLNIPLFFIGWKLLGKQSFLYTILGTVSVSVFLWIFQRNQIHMPLNEDLTLAALFAGVFIGIGLGIIFRFGGTTGGVDIIARLVNKYAGISMGRTMFIFDAAVITLSLIFYLSYQEAMYTLVAVFVGARVIDFMQEGAYSARGAMIISDLNDEIAEKIMTEMERGVTVLRGYGSFTKKDREVLYCVVGKNEIIRLKNVVNSVDPHAFVSVTVVHDVLGEGFTLDENKKPIEH, encoded by the coding sequence ATGAAATTGAAAAATAGTTTTTTTATCTTGTTTGGAGCTGCTATCTTTTCTTTCGGCATCGTTCATTTTAATATGCAAAATAATTTATCAGAAGGCGGATTTACTGGAATTACCCTTCTTTTATATTTCCTATTTAAATGGGATCCTTCGTATACAAACTTATTGTTAAATATCCCGCTATTTTTTATAGGCTGGAAATTACTCGGAAAACAGTCATTCCTCTATACAATTCTCGGTACTGTCAGCGTATCAGTCTTTTTATGGATATTTCAGCGTAATCAAATACATATGCCCCTTAATGAAGACCTAACACTTGCTGCATTATTTGCTGGTGTTTTTATCGGTATAGGCCTAGGGATAATATTCCGTTTTGGGGGAACAACTGGCGGAGTTGATATTATCGCAAGATTAGTGAACAAATACGCAGGCATAAGCATGGGGAGAACAATGTTCATATTTGATGCTGCTGTCATTACACTATCATTAATTTTTTATTTATCCTATCAAGAGGCAATGTATACACTTGTTGCAGTATTTGTCGGAGCAAGAGTAATTGATTTTATGCAGGAAGGCGCCTATTCCGCAAGAGGAGCAATGATTATTTCTGATTTAAATGATGAAATAGCCGAAAAGATTATGACAGAAATGGAACGTGGCGTGACTGTCCTTAGAGGATATGGATCCTTTACTAAAAAGGATCGGGAAGTTTTATACTGTGTAGTTGGAAAGAATGAGATAATCCGTTTAAAAAATGTTGTTAACTCTGTTGATCCCCATGCCTTTGTTTCGGTTACAGTTGTCCACGATGTGTTAGGGGAAGGCTTTACATTGGATGAAAATAAAAAGCCAATTGAACATTAA
- the bshA gene encoding N-acetyl-alpha-D-glucosaminyl L-malate synthase BshA — protein sequence MKTKLKIGITCYPTVGGSGAIATELGKKLAERGHEIHFITSSLPFRLNRMHSNIFYHQVDVNQYSVFQYPPYDIALASKMAEVIKRENLDLLHVHYAIPHAVCAILAKQMSERDIKIVTTLHGTDITVLGYDQSLTGAIRFGIEKSDAVTAVSNSLTAQTYDVIKPEKKIEVVYNFIDERVYRLMDSSYLRKEYGITEDEKVVIHVSNFRGVKRVQDVVKAFAKIAEKVPAKLMLVGDGPEMTVVCGLVNQLDIHEKVLLLGKQDNLEELYSISDLMLLLSEKESFGLVALEAMACGVPCIGTNVGGIPEVISNGQNGYLCELGDIPAIAEKGIAMLTNEELHQRFSREAINTAYHNFRSELIVTQYENIYYNLLKEDDVM from the coding sequence ATGAAAACAAAATTAAAAATTGGCATAACCTGTTATCCGACAGTAGGCGGATCTGGAGCTATAGCGACTGAATTAGGTAAAAAGCTTGCTGAAAGAGGGCATGAGATTCATTTCATAACCTCAAGCCTTCCGTTTCGATTAAATAGAATGCATTCAAATATTTTTTACCATCAAGTAGATGTAAATCAATATTCTGTTTTTCAATATCCTCCATATGATATTGCCCTTGCGAGTAAGATGGCTGAAGTCATTAAACGGGAAAATCTTGATTTGCTTCATGTCCATTATGCAATTCCACATGCTGTCTGTGCCATTCTCGCCAAGCAAATGAGTGAACGCGATATTAAAATTGTTACTACTTTACACGGAACGGATATTACCGTTCTTGGCTATGACCAGTCTTTAACGGGAGCAATCCGATTTGGAATAGAAAAATCTGATGCCGTTACGGCAGTTTCTAACTCCTTAACCGCACAAACATACGATGTCATCAAACCAGAAAAAAAGATTGAAGTAGTATATAACTTTATTGATGAGCGTGTATACCGTTTAATGGATTCTTCTTATTTACGGAAGGAATATGGGATTACAGAGGACGAAAAGGTTGTCATCCATGTTTCAAATTTCCGCGGGGTGAAAAGAGTTCAGGATGTAGTAAAAGCATTTGCCAAAATAGCTGAAAAAGTCCCTGCCAAGCTGATGCTTGTTGGTGATGGCCCTGAGATGACTGTCGTTTGCGGTCTAGTAAACCAATTGGACATTCATGAAAAGGTACTTTTATTAGGTAAGCAGGATAATCTAGAGGAGCTTTATTCCATAAGTGATTTAATGCTGTTGCTTTCGGAAAAAGAAAGCTTTGGTTTAGTTGCTCTAGAAGCGATGGCTTGTGGAGTACCTTGTATCGGAACAAATGTCGGAGGCATTCCAGAAGTGATTTCTAACGGGCAAAACGGCTATTTATGTGAGCTTGGCGATATTCCAGCAATTGCTGAAAAAGGCATCGCTATGCTAACTAATGAGGAACTCCACCAACGGTTTTCCAGAGAGGCCATAAACACTGCGTACCATAACTTTCGCTCAGAACTTATTGTCACTCAATATGAGAATATATATTACAACCTACTTAAAGAGGATGACGTGATGTGA
- a CDS encoding DUF1405 domain-containing protein, which yields MKWIYPILAHRAVLWLLLIVNIAGTIYGYIWYKWQLVETPPIFLPFVPDSPTASLFFVFVLIAFLLGKNWPLFEALAIVTLIKYGVWAVVMNLLVFNVTGELDLVALMLILSHGAMAVQGVLYAPFYRIKIWHLVVTSIWTLHNDVIDYVFFMLPRYPILDLYTPQIGYFTFWLSLFSIGVTAFFTLRKNRFTLKLNSY from the coding sequence ATGAAGTGGATTTATCCTATCCTTGCTCACCGAGCCGTACTATGGCTGTTATTAATCGTGAATATAGCAGGGACCATTTACGGGTATATTTGGTATAAGTGGCAACTCGTTGAGACACCGCCCATTTTCTTGCCTTTTGTTCCAGACAGTCCAACAGCTAGTTTGTTTTTTGTTTTCGTATTGATTGCCTTTTTGCTTGGGAAAAACTGGCCCCTTTTTGAAGCATTGGCTATTGTAACACTCATTAAATATGGAGTATGGGCTGTAGTGATGAATTTGCTAGTTTTTAATGTAACAGGAGAATTGGATTTAGTTGCCCTCATGCTAATACTTTCTCATGGTGCCATGGCTGTTCAAGGTGTGCTGTATGCTCCATTTTATCGTATTAAAATTTGGCATTTAGTTGTTACAAGTATTTGGACATTACATAATGATGTAATAGATTATGTGTTTTTTATGCTTCCTCGTTACCCTATTTTAGACTTATATACGCCACAAATTGGTTATTTTACATTTTGGCTGAGCTTGTTCTCTATAGGCGTTACTGCTTTTTTTACATTAAGAAAAAATCGATTTACCTTAAAATTGAATTCTTATTGA
- the mgsA gene encoding methylglyoxal synthase has product MNIALIAHDKKKNDLVRFVTAYKNILAEHTLFATGTTGSRLINETGLNIHRFQSGPFGGDQEIGALVANNKMDIVIFFRDPLTAQPHEPDVTALMRLCDVYSVPLATNMGTAEILIKGLERGDLSWRTIVYGKSGGQDV; this is encoded by the coding sequence ATGAATATAGCTTTGATTGCACATGATAAAAAAAAGAATGATCTTGTACGTTTTGTAACAGCGTATAAAAATATTTTAGCTGAGCATACCCTTTTTGCCACAGGAACGACAGGCTCTAGATTAATTAATGAAACAGGCTTGAATATTCATAGATTTCAATCTGGCCCTTTTGGTGGAGATCAGGAAATTGGTGCATTAGTAGCAAATAATAAAATGGATATAGTGATATTCTTCAGGGATCCTTTAACAGCGCAGCCCCATGAGCCAGATGTGACTGCATTAATGCGCTTATGTGATGTATATTCAGTCCCGCTAGCTACAAATATGGGGACAGCAGAAATCCTGATTAAAGGACTTGAACGCGGGGATTTATCTTGGAGAACAATTGTCTACGGAAAAAGCGGTGGTCAGGATGTTTGA
- the ypjB gene encoding sporulation protein YpjB, which produces MKARFIVTVIICFLLLPISVIANETSPVDRLDQLSDEALQMVKLHRYEDAKKLLDYFSEQFVSVTGKEISFTADELRILTISHDEAVQATANATMNHDEKINRVTKFRLVMDAITSPYQPLWTEMESPIMTVFSEVKEAAYTGDKQQFHSTLNSFLSLYDMIYPSIKINVDREQIQRLDAKIDFIDKYRPQVLTESASQMELEALEADLQLLFDEMTEDEADPSLWWVIISTGSIIILTLSYVGWRKYKGDKEKEKSLSRRQKD; this is translated from the coding sequence ATGAAAGCTAGGTTTATTGTTACAGTCATTATATGTTTTCTATTATTGCCTATATCAGTTATCGCAAACGAAACCTCACCTGTAGATAGATTGGATCAATTATCGGATGAAGCATTGCAGATGGTTAAGCTTCATCGGTATGAAGATGCCAAAAAGCTTCTAGATTATTTCTCAGAACAATTTGTTTCAGTAACGGGAAAAGAAATCTCATTTACTGCGGATGAGTTGAGGATCTTAACGATTTCTCATGATGAGGCTGTACAGGCTACTGCCAACGCTACAATGAATCATGATGAGAAAATTAACCGCGTAACGAAGTTCAGGCTTGTTATGGATGCTATTACTTCACCATATCAACCGTTATGGACTGAAATGGAATCACCCATTATGACTGTTTTTTCAGAGGTAAAGGAAGCTGCTTACACTGGTGATAAACAGCAATTTCATAGTACATTGAATTCATTTTTATCATTGTATGACATGATTTATCCCAGTATAAAAATCAATGTGGATAGAGAACAGATACAAAGATTAGATGCAAAAATCGATTTTATTGATAAATATCGTCCTCAAGTATTAACGGAATCAGCCAGCCAAATGGAGCTCGAAGCATTAGAGGCAGATTTACAGCTATTATTTGATGAAATGACTGAAGACGAAGCAGATCCTTCCTTATGGTGGGTGATCATTTCAACAGGAAGCATCATTATTCTTACATTATCCTACGTTGGCTGGAGAAAATATAAGGGAGATAAGGAAAAGGAGAAATCCCTTTCCAGAAGGCAAAAAGATTGA